One window of the Chryseotalea sp. WA131a genome contains the following:
- the mtaB gene encoding tRNA (N(6)-L-threonylcarbamoyladenosine(37)-C(2))-methylthiotransferase MtaB has protein sequence MKKVAFYTLGCKLNYSETSTISRKFEEKGYQKVDFTNTPDIFIINTCSVTENADKKCHKVVREARAISPNAYVAIIGCYAQLKPKEISEIPGVDAVLGAAEKFRLVELLEGFVRPQQTTVLASEIDKADVFNTSYSMQDRTRTFLKVQDGCDYSCSFCTIPLARGSSRSDSIENIVATAKKIAATDVKEIVLTGVNTGDFGLQNGVRKERFFGLIQALDKVEGIERFRISSIEPNLLTDEIIEFVSQSKKFVPHFHIPLQSGSNKILKLMRRRYQRELYIERVHKIKSLMPQCCIGVDVIVGFPGETKEDFLETYQFLSELDISYLHVFTYSERENTLAADMPNAVPSKERAERSKMLHILSDKKRRAFYEQNIGQLFDVLFENDVEDGKIHGFTENYVRVSAHYDPLLINEIKKVKLIGLEANGTVAVEEAESEVLAHS, from the coding sequence ATGAAAAAAGTAGCGTTTTACACCTTGGGTTGCAAGCTCAATTACTCTGAGACCTCTACCATTTCGCGCAAATTTGAAGAAAAGGGTTACCAGAAAGTAGACTTCACCAACACGCCCGATATTTTCATTATTAACACGTGTTCCGTAACCGAAAATGCGGACAAGAAGTGTCACAAAGTTGTCCGCGAGGCGCGTGCCATTTCTCCTAATGCATACGTAGCCATCATTGGTTGCTACGCACAGCTTAAACCAAAAGAGATTTCAGAAATTCCTGGTGTGGATGCCGTGCTGGGGGCAGCCGAAAAATTTAGGTTGGTTGAATTACTCGAAGGATTTGTGCGACCACAACAAACCACGGTGCTGGCTTCTGAAATTGACAAGGCCGATGTATTCAATACCTCCTACTCGATGCAAGATCGCACCCGCACTTTCTTGAAAGTACAAGACGGCTGCGATTATTCTTGTTCGTTTTGTACCATCCCGTTGGCACGTGGATCCAGCCGTAGCGACAGTATTGAAAACATTGTAGCTACTGCCAAAAAAATTGCTGCTACCGATGTAAAGGAAATTGTTCTGACAGGTGTAAACACCGGAGACTTTGGTTTGCAAAATGGCGTCCGCAAAGAGCGATTTTTCGGCTTGATACAGGCGCTTGATAAAGTAGAAGGCATCGAGCGTTTCCGCATCTCTTCTATCGAGCCAAATTTGCTAACGGATGAAATCATTGAGTTTGTTTCTCAATCAAAAAAATTTGTTCCCCATTTTCACATTCCCCTTCAATCAGGATCCAATAAAATTCTCAAACTGATGCGCAGACGCTACCAGCGCGAGTTATATATAGAGCGGGTGCATAAAATTAAATCGCTGATGCCGCAGTGCTGCATTGGTGTAGATGTAATCGTAGGCTTTCCGGGTGAAACCAAAGAAGATTTTTTAGAGACCTATCAATTTCTGAGCGAATTGGATATCTCCTACTTGCACGTGTTCACCTATTCCGAAAGGGAAAATACACTGGCAGCCGATATGCCCAATGCCGTGCCATCCAAAGAGCGGGCCGAACGTTCTAAGATGCTCCATATTCTTTCAGACAAAAAGCGCAGGGCCTTTTATGAGCAAAACATCGGTCAGTTATTTGATGTTCTTTTCGAGAATGATGTGGAAGACGGCAAAATCCATGGCTTTACTGAAAACTACGTGCGCGTATCTGCCCACTACGATCCATTATTGATAAACGAGATCAAAAAAGTAAAACTGATCGGATTAGAAGCCAACGGAACGGTGGCTGTGGAAGAAGCCGAAAGTGAAGTACTTGCCCATTCTTGA
- the dnaE gene encoding DNA polymerase III subunit alpha produces the protein MYLIFDSETTGIPRNKTAPLTDFENWPRLVQIAWQLHDNKGKLLSQHNYIIKPKGFDIPFKAEQVHGISTARALKEGQDLHKILTIFSQDLEKTKQLVGHNIEFDINIIGAELLRQQLDPAMFLGLQRVDTGLSSIEFCQLPGGIGGKMKMPRLEELYQKLFGTGFGDAHDASYDVEATAKSFFGLLRKKVVSPFDSTPVEEIEYEAPNLEAGNSTKREKIKGVEYGEGSEKEISQKPFYHLHVHSQYSVLQAVPDVAELIAKAKAENMETVALTDFGNMYGAFKFVSEALKHNIKPIVGCEFYISEERKKNKFTKDNPDKRHTQLLLAKNKVGYQNLAKLSSLGFIEGLYGIYPRIDKELITQHKEGIIATTGSLSSEIPYLILNVGERQAEDVFKWWHQLLGDDFYVELNRHGMPEENRVNETLLRFAEKHKVKYFAANECYYLEKEQSNAHDVLLCIKEGEFQSTPIGSGRGRRYGLPNNQFYFKSQDEMKLLFRDLPESIDTIQEIIDKIEKYELKRNVLLPKFTIPHEFATEDDYLRHLTYEGAKKRYPELTNEIRERLDFELETIKKTGYPGYFLIVQDFTGKAREMGVSVGPGRGSAAGSAVAFCTGITNVDPIAYNLLFERFLNPDRVSLPDIDIDFDDEGRDKVLKYVIEKYGHNQVAQIITYGTMAAKSSIRDCARVMELPLAEANNLAKLVPERPGTSLADAFKDVKELADVKKGTDLKAQVLNQAVVLEGSLRNTGTHACGVIITPDDLTKFVPVSTAKDSDMLVTQFDNSVVENAGLLKMDFLGLTTLTIITTALKNIKKRKGIDIDIDKIPLNDSKTYQLYQRGETTGTFQFESDGMQSYLRGLKPDKFEDLIAMNALYRPGPMEYIPNFIARKNGREAIKYDLPEMEEYLKDTYGITVYQEQVMLLSQKLANFSKGDADVLRKAMGKKQKDVLDKMKSKFIEGCKKNNHDEPIAEKIWKDWEAFAQYAFNKSHSTCYSLVAYHTAYLKANYPAEYMAAVLTHSQSNLDSVTYFIEECRKQSIEVLGPHVNESGVYFEVNKEGKIRFGLGAIKGAGDAAVEAIIAERDAHGAFSDIFDFAKRLSNRSVNKKTFECLALSGAFDCFTAYHRRQYIAAKEGDSSLTEKVIKYSAKMQQESQSAQASLFGNSTGTQMPPPKVDNIEPFSEIEKLHFEKEVVGVYISGHPLDNFKFEIDTFCNMGVTELADLDGKEGKECKLGGIVASVEHRMTKTGRPFGKLFIEDYSGKAEVVLWSDDYLKFKSFLMPGLFLFIEGNILRKSWGEQNLEFKIRNIDLLNELANKRVSGLAIRAEVETIDSQFMESLEKLVKKNAGQAGLRMYLKSQDALQTELLARSVRIKPTNELIKELKRLAEVGVVTDKLEVRWLTDMPTNTITKTEVGTISSTFVLEVLEPVDN, from the coding sequence ATGTATTTGATTTTTGATTCGGAAACCACAGGAATTCCTAGAAATAAGACTGCACCATTAACTGACTTCGAAAACTGGCCAAGATTGGTGCAAATTGCGTGGCAACTACACGATAACAAGGGCAAGTTGCTTTCGCAACACAACTACATTATAAAGCCAAAGGGCTTCGATATCCCTTTTAAAGCAGAGCAAGTTCACGGCATTTCAACTGCACGCGCCCTGAAAGAAGGTCAAGACTTGCACAAGATACTCACCATTTTTAGTCAAGACTTAGAAAAGACCAAACAGTTGGTTGGCCACAACATTGAGTTCGATATCAATATTATTGGTGCTGAGTTGCTGCGACAGCAACTAGACCCAGCAATGTTTTTGGGGCTACAGCGGGTGGATACTGGATTATCATCAATTGAGTTTTGTCAATTGCCCGGAGGCATAGGTGGCAAAATGAAAATGCCAAGACTGGAAGAACTCTATCAAAAATTGTTTGGAACGGGCTTTGGCGATGCGCATGATGCATCGTATGATGTAGAGGCGACTGCCAAATCTTTTTTTGGATTACTCCGGAAAAAAGTGGTGAGTCCATTTGATTCCACGCCCGTAGAAGAGATTGAGTACGAAGCACCCAATTTGGAAGCGGGTAATTCTACCAAACGCGAAAAGATAAAAGGTGTAGAATATGGCGAGGGCTCAGAAAAAGAGATAAGCCAAAAACCGTTTTATCATCTCCATGTGCATTCACAATACTCGGTTTTGCAAGCCGTGCCCGATGTGGCCGAGCTTATCGCAAAAGCGAAAGCAGAAAACATGGAAACTGTTGCCCTTACTGATTTTGGCAATATGTATGGTGCCTTCAAATTTGTTAGTGAAGCGCTTAAGCACAACATCAAACCCATTGTAGGCTGTGAATTTTACATATCGGAAGAGCGAAAAAAAAACAAATTCACCAAAGACAATCCGGACAAACGCCATACACAGCTATTGTTGGCCAAGAATAAAGTAGGATATCAAAATTTAGCGAAGCTTAGTTCGCTAGGTTTTATCGAGGGCCTTTATGGGATTTATCCGCGCATTGATAAAGAACTGATTACCCAACACAAAGAAGGCATTATTGCAACTACAGGTAGCCTTTCAAGCGAAATCCCTTATTTGATTTTGAATGTGGGAGAGCGTCAAGCCGAGGATGTTTTCAAATGGTGGCATCAGTTGCTGGGTGACGATTTCTATGTGGAGCTAAACCGACACGGCATGCCCGAAGAAAACCGGGTGAACGAAACCTTGCTACGGTTTGCTGAAAAACATAAGGTGAAATATTTTGCTGCCAATGAGTGCTACTACTTAGAAAAAGAGCAATCGAACGCGCACGATGTTTTATTGTGCATCAAAGAAGGTGAGTTTCAATCAACACCCATCGGCTCGGGCAGGGGCAGGCGCTATGGCTTGCCCAACAATCAATTTTATTTCAAATCGCAAGATGAAATGAAACTGCTCTTCCGCGATTTGCCCGAATCGATAGACACCATTCAAGAAATTATAGATAAAATTGAAAAATATGAATTGAAGCGGAATGTATTACTTCCCAAATTCACCATACCCCACGAGTTTGCTACAGAAGATGACTATTTACGCCACCTTACCTACGAAGGTGCAAAAAAGAGATATCCCGAACTCACCAACGAAATACGAGAACGACTCGACTTTGAATTGGAGACCATCAAAAAAACGGGATACCCAGGCTATTTTTTGATTGTCCAAGATTTTACAGGCAAAGCGCGTGAGATGGGTGTATCGGTTGGCCCCGGCCGTGGCTCGGCTGCTGGTTCTGCAGTGGCGTTTTGCACGGGCATTACCAATGTAGACCCCATTGCGTATAATTTGCTTTTCGAGCGTTTCTTAAATCCTGACCGCGTTTCACTTCCCGATATTGATATTGACTTTGATGATGAGGGTCGTGATAAGGTGTTAAAGTACGTGATTGAAAAATATGGCCACAACCAAGTAGCACAGATTATCACCTATGGCACCATGGCCGCCAAATCTTCCATCCGTGATTGCGCCCGTGTGATGGAGTTGCCGCTGGCCGAAGCAAATAATTTAGCGAAGCTTGTTCCCGAGCGGCCGGGCACTTCATTGGCCGATGCCTTTAAAGATGTGAAAGAATTGGCCGATGTAAAAAAGGGAACCGACTTGAAGGCACAAGTACTCAACCAGGCTGTGGTGCTGGAAGGTTCACTTCGAAACACGGGAACTCATGCGTGCGGTGTCATCATCACACCTGATGATTTGACCAAGTTTGTTCCGGTATCCACTGCGAAAGATTCGGACATGTTGGTGACGCAGTTCGACAACAGCGTGGTTGAAAATGCGGGGTTGTTGAAGATGGACTTCTTAGGGTTGACCACCCTAACCATTATCACCACAGCTCTCAAAAATATCAAGAAGAGAAAAGGAATTGATATCGATATTGATAAGATTCCACTTAATGATTCAAAAACCTACCAACTCTATCAGCGAGGCGAAACCACGGGCACCTTCCAATTCGAATCGGATGGCATGCAAAGCTACCTGCGTGGATTGAAGCCCGACAAATTTGAAGATCTCATCGCGATGAACGCATTGTACCGCCCAGGGCCAATGGAGTACATTCCCAATTTCATTGCGCGTAAAAATGGTCGCGAGGCCATCAAGTACGATTTGCCCGAGATGGAAGAGTATTTGAAAGACACGTACGGCATTACCGTGTATCAAGAGCAAGTGATGTTGCTTTCGCAAAAGCTCGCCAACTTTAGCAAGGGAGATGCCGATGTGTTGCGTAAGGCGATGGGTAAAAAGCAAAAAGATGTGCTCGACAAAATGAAAAGCAAGTTCATTGAAGGTTGCAAGAAAAACAACCACGATGAACCCATCGCTGAAAAAATCTGGAAAGACTGGGAGGCCTTTGCGCAATATGCTTTCAACAAATCGCACTCTACGTGTTATTCGTTGGTGGCATACCATACCGCGTATTTAAAAGCAAATTATCCCGCAGAATACATGGCGGCCGTGCTGACGCATTCACAAAGCAACTTGGACAGTGTTACGTATTTTATTGAAGAATGCCGCAAGCAAAGTATTGAGGTGCTGGGGCCGCATGTAAATGAATCGGGGGTATATTTTGAAGTAAACAAAGAAGGAAAAATCCGTTTTGGATTAGGCGCTATAAAAGGGGCAGGCGATGCTGCGGTGGAGGCCATCATTGCCGAACGTGATGCACACGGTGCGTTTTCTGATATCTTTGATTTTGCTAAGCGTTTAAGTAATCGCTCGGTCAATAAAAAAACATTTGAATGCCTCGCCTTGTCGGGAGCGTTTGATTGTTTTACCGCTTACCATCGCAGGCAATATATTGCAGCCAAAGAAGGTGATAGCTCATTGACAGAAAAAGTGATTAAGTATTCTGCTAAAATGCAGCAAGAGTCGCAAAGTGCGCAAGCCAGTTTGTTTGGTAACTCCACGGGCACGCAAATGCCTCCGCCAAAAGTGGATAACATTGAACCATTTAGCGAAATCGAAAAACTACATTTTGAAAAAGAAGTAGTGGGTGTTTATATCTCTGGGCATCCACTCGATAATTTCAAATTTGAAATCGACACCTTTTGTAATATGGGTGTTACCGAATTGGCAGACCTGGATGGCAAAGAAGGGAAGGAATGCAAACTGGGTGGCATTGTTGCCTCAGTGGAGCATCGCATGACCAAAACCGGAAGGCCATTTGGTAAATTATTTATTGAAGATTATAGTGGTAAAGCGGAGGTGGTGCTATGGAGCGATGACTATCTTAAGTTCAAATCTTTTTTGATGCCCGGTTTGTTTCTGTTTATTGAAGGAAATATTCTGCGCAAGAGTTGGGGAGAACAAAACCTGGAATTTAAAATCCGAAACATTGATTTGCTGAATGAACTGGCCAACAAGCGCGTAAGCGGTTTAGCCATTCGGGCAGAGGTAGAAACAATCGATAGTCAATTTATGGAGAGCCTAGAAA